Proteins encoded together in one Fibrobacter sp. UWP2 window:
- the slyD gene encoding peptidylprolyl isomerase produces the protein MKIAEKTVVQMHYTLTSDEGAVIDSSEGREPLQYIQGAHMIVVGLEKAMEGHEVGDKFDVKVIPAEGYGIYDERMTQEVPLNVFQGVEKVEVGMQFYAQTPAGPMPIRIKSVSGDKAVIDANHELAGKNLNFAIEVVSVREATEEELNPQGHCCCGGKGDGECKCGEEGHECECGGEGHKENCDGQGGCGCPNHDKHHGNA, from the coding sequence ATGAAAATCGCCGAAAAGACCGTAGTCCAGATGCACTACACCCTCACCTCCGACGAAGGAGCCGTCATCGATTCCTCCGAAGGTCGCGAACCGCTCCAGTACATCCAGGGCGCCCACATGATCGTGGTCGGGCTCGAAAAGGCCATGGAAGGCCACGAGGTCGGCGACAAGTTCGACGTGAAGGTCATCCCGGCCGAAGGCTACGGCATTTACGACGAGCGCATGACTCAGGAAGTCCCGCTGAACGTGTTCCAGGGAGTGGAAAAGGTCGAAGTCGGCATGCAGTTCTACGCGCAGACGCCAGCAGGCCCCATGCCCATCCGCATCAAGAGCGTCTCTGGCGACAAGGCGGTGATCGACGCCAACCACGAGCTCGCCGGCAAAAACCTGAACTTCGCCATCGAGGTGGTGAGCGTACGCGAGGCTACCGAAGAGGAACTCAACCCGCAGGGCCACTGCTGCTGTGGCGGCAAGGGCGACGGCGAATGCAAGTGTGGCGAAGAAGGCCACGAATGCGAATGCGGCGGCGAAGGCCACAAGGAAAACTGCGACGGTCAGGGTGGCTGCGGCTGCCCCAACCACGACAAGCACCACGGCAACGCCTAA
- a CDS encoding glycosyltransferase family 2 protein — MPRDVFIFVPAYNVGKTLHEVLSKVSPAMYARSQVLVIDDGSKEPVALEPFDGEGAWQILCHRFENNQGYGAVVKFGLAAGLAAGAKYIACLHGDGQYPAEKLDEFIAEMERRDCSARGLALLQGSRHAVAGGARRGGMPLYKRLGGAFLTALENVAFKQKLTDRHSGYIVYNAEFLKTLDLEKLSPSFDIDLEIISIADARGWRLAELPIPTRYAGEKSNLNVVTYGLRVLRQVVRRFFR, encoded by the coding sequence ATGCCTAGGGACGTCTTTATTTTTGTGCCGGCGTATAACGTCGGCAAAACTCTCCATGAAGTCCTTTCGAAGGTGTCGCCTGCGATGTATGCGCGTTCGCAGGTGCTTGTGATTGACGACGGCTCCAAGGAGCCGGTAGCGCTGGAACCGTTTGATGGTGAGGGGGCTTGGCAAATTTTATGCCACCGGTTCGAAAACAACCAAGGGTACGGGGCTGTCGTTAAGTTCGGCCTTGCCGCAGGGCTTGCCGCGGGTGCCAAGTATATTGCGTGCCTGCACGGGGATGGGCAATACCCTGCCGAAAAACTGGACGAATTCATTGCCGAGATGGAACGTAGGGATTGTTCTGCCCGTGGACTTGCGTTGTTGCAGGGCTCTCGGCATGCGGTAGCCGGCGGTGCGCGCCGCGGCGGGATGCCTTTGTACAAGCGCCTGGGCGGGGCGTTTCTCACCGCGCTCGAGAATGTCGCCTTCAAGCAAAAACTGACGGACCGCCACAGCGGTTACATCGTCTATAACGCGGAATTCCTAAAAACGCTCGACCTCGAAAAACTGAGCCCGAGTTTCGACATCGACCTGGAAATCATTTCCATCGCCGACGCCCGCGGGTGGCGACTGGCCGAACTCCCGATACCTACGCGTTATGCCGGCGAAAAATCCAACTTGAATGTAGTGACCTACGGCCTGCGCGTCTTGCGGCAGGTCGTGCGCAGGTTCTTTCGTTAG
- a CDS encoding NAD-dependent epimerase/dehydratase family protein — protein sequence MNLRFDDRSITVAVVGCGGFIGSHLLQAILCRTQWRVFGVDLDFYRIQDKLNDERCEFLCGDLADVAVVERIAQFPVVVNLAAICTPSRYMAESATVIRSNYDHPAALADACAKSGSWLVHFSTSEVYGRTAADSGLLEEDSTPVTFGPVTASRWSYATAKLLTERYIAGLSGLRWTVVRPFNFVGPYMDFMPGVDGEGIPRVLANFSSALVRGEALKLVNGGKARRCFTSVFDAIDFIFALFQVAGSAGDEAPALGEVPAVYSQAFNVGNPDNELTIAELAQKMREIYAEIRGVGVESLPAPVAVSGEEYYGEGYDDSLRRLPSVAKAERLLGFRAKTPIDVCLRDSLSWFAEHYA from the coding sequence ATGAACCTAAGGTTTGACGACCGTAGCATCACCGTGGCCGTGGTCGGCTGCGGTGGTTTTATTGGTAGTCATTTGCTTCAGGCCATTTTGTGCCGCACTCAGTGGCGCGTTTTTGGCGTAGACCTGGACTTTTACAGGATCCAGGACAAGCTGAACGACGAACGTTGCGAATTTTTGTGCGGCGACCTTGCCGATGTGGCGGTTGTGGAGCGCATAGCGCAGTTCCCTGTAGTGGTGAACCTTGCCGCCATCTGCACGCCGAGCCGTTACATGGCGGAGTCAGCGACGGTCATCCGCAGCAATTACGACCATCCGGCGGCACTTGCTGATGCCTGTGCCAAGTCGGGTTCGTGGCTTGTCCATTTTTCAACATCCGAGGTGTATGGCCGCACGGCAGCTGATTCGGGACTGCTCGAAGAGGATTCGACCCCGGTGACGTTTGGGCCTGTGACGGCGAGTCGCTGGAGTTATGCGACGGCGAAACTCTTGACGGAGCGCTATATTGCTGGGCTTTCCGGGCTCCGCTGGACGGTTGTCCGCCCGTTCAATTTTGTGGGACCGTACATGGACTTTATGCCGGGTGTGGACGGCGAGGGAATCCCGCGCGTGCTGGCGAACTTCTCCAGTGCTTTGGTGCGTGGCGAGGCTCTCAAGCTTGTGAACGGCGGTAAGGCACGCAGGTGCTTTACCAGCGTGTTCGATGCCATTGACTTTATATTCGCGCTTTTCCAGGTTGCGGGTTCCGCTGGTGACGAGGCGCCCGCTCTTGGCGAGGTTCCTGCGGTCTATTCGCAGGCTTTTAACGTGGGTAACCCTGACAACGAGCTGACCATCGCCGAACTGGCGCAAAAGATGCGTGAGATTTATGCCGAAATCCGTGGTGTCGGTGTCGAAAGCCTGCCCGCACCGGTTGCCGTATCGGGCGAGGAATACTACGGCGAAGGTTACGACGACTCCTTGCGCCGCTTGCCCAGCGTGGCGAAGGCGGAACGCTTGCTCGGATTCCGCGCCAAAACGCCCATAGACGTGTGCCTGCGCGATTCGCTCTCGTGGTTCGCGGAGCACTATGCCTAG
- a CDS encoding DJ-1 family glyoxalase III, giving the protein MQVLFLMADGFEETEFVTPFDYFQRAGIQVALASVSGASQVCGAHGLKIEADFALKGADIRPFDAVCLPGGGPGVQNLKASDAVEAVVRQFYGEKKWVFAICAAPLVLSKAGILGDRRATCFPGCVGELVCKEFSEDRVVVDANVVTSRGAGTAEEFAFECIAQLGGRDLAEKIRHQVVAR; this is encoded by the coding sequence ATGCAAGTACTATTCCTTATGGCGGACGGGTTCGAAGAAACGGAGTTTGTCACCCCGTTTGATTACTTCCAGCGGGCGGGAATCCAAGTGGCCCTGGCTTCGGTCTCGGGGGCGTCGCAGGTGTGCGGGGCTCACGGGCTCAAGATTGAGGCCGATTTTGCCCTCAAGGGAGCCGACATCAGGCCTTTTGACGCGGTTTGCCTCCCAGGCGGAGGCCCCGGCGTGCAGAACCTCAAGGCAAGCGATGCGGTCGAGGCCGTGGTCCGCCAGTTCTACGGCGAAAAAAAGTGGGTCTTTGCGATATGTGCGGCTCCGCTCGTGCTGAGCAAGGCCGGGATATTGGGCGACCGAAGGGCTACGTGCTTCCCCGGTTGCGTGGGTGAACTTGTTTGCAAGGAGTTCTCGGAGGACCGCGTCGTGGTTGACGCCAATGTGGTCACGAGCCGTGGTGCAGGGACTGCCGAGGAATTCGCGTTCGAGTGCATTGCCCAGCTGGGCGGGCGGGATCTTGCCGAGAAAATCCGGCATCAGGTCGTCGCCCGGTAG
- a CDS encoding Hsp33 family molecular chaperone HslO has protein sequence MNFKDRIIRATGKKAPFRLIVVDLTATMNEIGAMHNAKGYSLKLLAENTIASLFLSAGLKYAGTVTFTTKFSGEISCIQSDSTPMGLMRAMIPQEELQTVGANEPAIIPQTINVIKIDENGKRVHESIIEAPGISMGQNLATYLLQSEQVRSAVGIEAQFSKADPSKLDYAAGFYIEAFPDLEEKDIMLLEQIVLNLPKFHELYKAEGFDLDELLDQLRGPYEIDIVREITPKAYCPCNQEHMEASVAALPLNDLKELEKDGEDLDVTCDFCRRKYKITIDDLREIIKSRSK, from the coding sequence ATGAATTTCAAGGATAGAATTATTCGTGCCACGGGTAAAAAGGCGCCCTTCCGCCTGATCGTGGTCGACTTGACCGCCACCATGAACGAAATCGGCGCCATGCACAACGCCAAGGGCTACTCCCTCAAGCTGCTCGCCGAGAACACCATCGCAAGCCTCTTTTTGAGCGCCGGGCTCAAGTACGCCGGAACCGTCACGTTCACCACTAAGTTTAGCGGCGAAATCAGCTGCATCCAGTCGGACTCCACGCCGATGGGCCTCATGAGAGCAATGATCCCGCAAGAGGAACTGCAGACCGTCGGGGCGAATGAACCCGCCATTATCCCGCAGACCATCAACGTCATCAAGATTGACGAGAACGGCAAACGCGTCCACGAGAGCATCATCGAGGCACCGGGCATCTCCATGGGGCAGAACCTCGCCACCTACTTGCTACAGTCCGAGCAGGTGCGCTCCGCCGTGGGCATCGAGGCGCAGTTCAGCAAGGCAGACCCGAGCAAGCTCGACTATGCCGCCGGTTTTTACATCGAAGCGTTCCCCGACCTCGAAGAAAAGGACATCATGCTCCTCGAGCAAATCGTGCTGAACCTCCCCAAGTTCCACGAGCTGTACAAAGCCGAGGGTTTTGACCTCGACGAACTTTTGGACCAGCTTCGCGGCCCTTACGAAATAGACATCGTCCGCGAAATCACGCCCAAGGCCTACTGTCCCTGCAACCAAGAGCACATGGAAGCCTCCGTTGCCGCCCTCCCGCTCAACGATCTAAAAGAACTTGAAAAGGACGGAGAGGACCTCGACGTCACATGCGATTTTTGCCGTCGCAAATACAAGATTACAATCGACGACCTAAGAGAGATAATCAAAAGCCGCTCCAAGTAA
- the thrH gene encoding bifunctional phosphoserine phosphatase/homoserine phosphotransferase ThrH codes for MFTKQCVVTLDLEGVLAPEIWIAVAEKTGIADLRLTTRDIPDYDVLMKGRIKILDREGIKLSDIQNVIANLGLLEGARDFTDKLRDEAQVIILSDTFQEFAYPIMKNLGFPTIFCHNLEVENDRIRGYHLRLSDQKTTVVKHLQQLNFKVFASGDSFNDTGMLKQADKGVFFRAPDSIVAQFPQLEATHTYNELLAKFHEFQETL; via the coding sequence ATGTTCACTAAGCAATGCGTTGTCACACTGGACCTGGAAGGCGTTCTCGCCCCCGAAATCTGGATTGCCGTCGCCGAAAAAACGGGCATCGCGGACCTCCGCCTCACCACGCGCGACATCCCCGACTACGACGTGCTCATGAAGGGGCGCATCAAGATTCTTGACCGCGAAGGCATCAAGCTCAGCGACATCCAGAACGTCATCGCAAACCTCGGCTTGCTCGAGGGGGCTCGCGACTTTACAGACAAACTCCGCGACGAAGCGCAAGTGATCATTCTCTCGGACACGTTCCAGGAATTTGCCTACCCCATCATGAAGAACCTCGGATTCCCCACCATTTTCTGCCACAACCTGGAAGTCGAAAATGACCGCATCCGTGGTTACCACCTGCGTCTAAGCGACCAAAAGACCACCGTGGTCAAGCATTTGCAGCAGCTCAACTTCAAGGTGTTTGCCAGCGGCGATTCCTTCAACGACACGGGCATGCTCAAGCAGGCCGACAAGGGCGTCTTCTTTAGGGCCCCAGACTCCATTGTGGCGCAGTTCCCCCAGTTAGAGGCCACCCACACGTACAACGAACTTCTCGCCAAGTTCCACGAATTCCAGGAAACTCTGTAA
- a CDS encoding TIGR04133 family radical SAM/SPASM protein, which produces MQLSLKKKLALEAYRLYRHNEIKAHPLTYFFWECTLRCNLHCLHCGSDCVKDAIPDMPREDFMGVLDKLAPHIDPKHFIVVITGGEPLMRPDLEECGQEIKKRGYPWGMVSNGLAMTPERYTKLLNAGLRSLTISLDGLKESHNHFRGAPTSFDNALRAIDMAAHTQGLTFDVMTCVNRQNLKELPKILDILLKIGVKRWRIATVFPKGRAKDNPLFQLTNQEFRQVFDFIREVKKLNVINVNYGCEGFLGSYEKDARNYPFFCRAGVNVSSVLCDGSISACPSLRGDYIQGNIYKDDLWDVWQNRYQVMRDRSWAKIGDCKTCKYWRYCEGSSLHLRDEKTKELAYCHVKRLEDAGA; this is translated from the coding sequence ATGCAACTCTCTCTTAAAAAGAAACTCGCTCTCGAAGCTTACCGCCTTTACCGCCACAACGAAATCAAGGCGCATCCGCTCACGTACTTTTTCTGGGAATGCACACTCCGCTGCAACCTGCACTGCCTGCACTGCGGTAGCGACTGCGTGAAGGACGCCATCCCAGACATGCCCCGCGAAGACTTCATGGGCGTGCTGGATAAACTCGCCCCGCACATCGACCCGAAGCATTTTATCGTGGTGATTACCGGCGGCGAACCCTTGATGCGCCCGGACCTCGAGGAATGCGGCCAGGAAATCAAGAAGCGTGGTTACCCCTGGGGTATGGTCAGCAACGGCCTTGCGATGACCCCCGAACGCTACACCAAGCTGCTGAATGCCGGGCTGCGCTCGCTCACGATTAGCCTGGACGGCCTCAAGGAAAGCCACAACCATTTCCGCGGCGCCCCCACGAGTTTCGATAACGCACTCCGCGCCATCGACATGGCCGCCCACACGCAAGGCCTCACCTTCGACGTGATGACCTGCGTGAACCGCCAGAACCTCAAGGAGCTCCCGAAGATTCTTGACATCCTCCTGAAAATCGGCGTGAAGCGTTGGCGCATCGCGACGGTATTCCCGAAGGGCCGCGCGAAGGACAATCCGCTGTTCCAGCTCACGAACCAGGAATTCCGCCAGGTGTTCGACTTCATCCGCGAAGTCAAGAAACTGAACGTCATCAACGTGAACTACGGCTGCGAAGGCTTCCTCGGCAGCTACGAGAAGGACGCGCGCAACTACCCATTCTTCTGCCGTGCCGGCGTGAACGTCTCTTCCGTGCTTTGCGATGGCAGCATTTCTGCCTGCCCGAGCCTGCGCGGCGACTACATCCAGGGTAACATCTACAAGGACGACCTCTGGGATGTGTGGCAGAACCGCTACCAGGTGATGCGCGACCGCAGCTGGGCAAAAATCGGCGACTGCAAGACCTGCAAGTACTGGCGCTACTGCGAAGGCTCCAGCCTGCACCTCCGCGACGAAAAAACGAAAGAATTGGCTTATTGCCATGTAAAACGCTTGGAAGACGCTGGCGCATAA